One window of Deinococcus cellulosilyticus NBRC 106333 = KACC 11606 genomic DNA carries:
- a CDS encoding copper homeostasis protein CutC — translation MIAEVIVENATEARTAQNAGASRLLLARHVMQGGVSPDLKTIAETLEAARVPVYALVRPDLKDYAYGPDRHPRIYKILDAYRRAGIQNIAFGATEGSMINWFLLEEAITYGFNITFNGAFDFTHDLSVNYMLLSMYPRVERITTRGQAVSIVDGQQEVKKLVSLNKPSLKIMVEATGFSYETIQPFLQETGIKEVQFGRTVRDDQGKLNPVTLGQYVSLMNGKPIKEEKRGLHSAFDKASPATRFRQ, via the coding sequence ATGATCGCTGAGGTCATTGTAGAAAATGCCACTGAAGCCAGAACGGCGCAAAACGCTGGAGCCTCTCGCCTTCTCCTGGCGCGCCATGTCATGCAAGGTGGTGTCAGCCCCGACCTCAAAACCATTGCCGAAACCCTGGAAGCCGCCCGCGTCCCGGTCTATGCTCTGGTCCGACCCGACCTGAAAGACTACGCTTACGGTCCAGACCGTCATCCGCGCATCTACAAGATTCTGGACGCCTACCGCAGGGCAGGCATTCAGAACATCGCTTTTGGAGCCACCGAAGGCTCCATGATCAACTGGTTTCTGCTCGAAGAAGCAATCACCTACGGGTTCAACATCACCTTCAATGGGGCGTTTGATTTCACCCACGACCTCAGTGTGAACTACATGCTGCTCAGCATGTACCCCAGGGTTGAACGCATCACCACCCGTGGACAGGCCGTGAGCATCGTCGATGGACAGCAGGAAGTCAAAAAACTGGTTTCCCTCAACAAACCCAGCCTCAAAATCATGGTGGAGGCCACCGGTTTCAGTTACGAAACCATCCAGCCTTTCTTGCAAGAAACAGGCATCAAAGAAGTTCAGTTTGGGCGCACCGTCAGAGATGACCAGGGCAAACTGAACCCTGTGACCCTCGGCCAGTACGTCTCCCTGATGAACGGCAAACCCATCAAAGAAGAAAAGCGTGGTTTGCACAGTGCCTTTGATAAGGCTTCACCCGCTACGCGCTTCCGCCAGTAA